In one Trichosurus vulpecula isolate mTriVul1 chromosome 8, mTriVul1.pri, whole genome shotgun sequence genomic region, the following are encoded:
- the LOC118829722 gene encoding olfactory receptor 11G2-like, which yields MSTVYRQVTFSNTYNSSNTVTGFILLGFTYTGETQTLLFMLLLTIYILTLLGNRSITCAVCWDERIHTPMYILLANFSFLEICYVTTTVPNMLVNFFSETKVISFSGCFLQYYLFFSLGTTECFFLAIMAFDRYLAICRPLHYHTIMTRRLRTRLVVSCWIIGFLWFPVPIIIISQLSFCDPKIIDHILCDPSPILVLTCTPAPMMEFTCSFLTSIILVVPFLFIIGTYTLVLKAVLKIPSRRGKRKAFSTCGSHIVVVSLFYGPAMVMYVRPRPGHEAQTQKVVTLFYSMVTPFLNPIIYSLRNKEMKEALRKLLKC from the exons ATGAGCACAG TTTACAGGCAAGTGACTTTCTCCAACACCTACAACAGCTCCAACACTGTTACTGGTTTCATCCTCCTAGGATTCACCTACACTGGAGAGACTCAGACACTTCTCTTCATGCTACTCTTGACAATTTACATTCTGACCCTCTTGGGGAATCGATCTATCACTTGTGCTGTGTGCTGGGATGAGCGAATTCATACCCCCATGTACATACTACTGGCCAACTTCTCCTTCCTGGAGATCTGCTATGTCACTACTACCGTCCCCAATATGTTGGTCAACTTCTTCTCTGAGACAAAGGTCATCTCCTTCTCTGGATGTTTCCTCCAGTactatttattcttctctttagGTACAACAGAATGTTTTTTTCTGGCCATCATGGCATTTGATCGGTATCTTGCCATCTGCCGGCCTCTACACTACCACACCATCATGACAAGACGTCTCCGAACCAGACTAGTTGTCAGCTGCTGGATAATTGGCTTCCTCTGGTTCCCTGttcccatcatcatcatttcccaGTTGTCCTTTTGTGACCCCAAGATCATTGACCACATTCTATGTGACCCATCCCCAATTCTAGTACTCACCTGCACGCCAGCACCTATGATGGAATTTACCTGTTCCTTCTTGACTTCTATAATTCTGGTTGTCCCCTTCTTGTTTATCATAGGGACCTATACTCTGGTCCTGAAAGCTGTGCTGAAAATACCttcaagaagagggaaaagaaaggccTTCTCTACCTGTGGTTCCCATATTGTTGTAGTGTCCCTCTTCTATGGACCTGCAATGGTGATGTATGTGAGGCCAAGACCTGGGCATGAAGCACAGACCCAGAAGGTTGTGACTCTATTTTATTCCATGGTGACCCCCTTCTTGAACCCCATCATCTATAGCCTTAGGAACAAGGAGATGAAGGAGGCCCTGAGGAAACTTTTAAAGTGCTAG